From Cinclus cinclus chromosome 2, bCinCin1.1, whole genome shotgun sequence, one genomic window encodes:
- the LOC134041445 gene encoding hemoglobin subunit rho isoform X1: MALLEGLGRAGPGDKTQQGLGSASGSVSTLCPLCALLQPSRATMVHWSAEEKQLIASVWGKVSVEECGAEALARLLIVYPWTQRFFDNFGNLSSPTAIIGNPKVRAHGKKVLTSFGEAIKNLDNLKGTYSKLSELHCEKLHVDPENFRLLGDILVIVLAAHFGKDFTPACQATWQKLVGLVAHALAHKYH; the protein is encoded by the exons ATGGCCCTGCTggaagggctgggcagggctgggccaggggaTAAAACCCAGCAGGGTCTGGGCTCAGCTTCAGGATCTGTGTCCACTCTGTGTCCTCTCTGtgccctcctgcagcccagcagagccaccaTGGTGCACTGGTCAGCCGAGGAGAAGCAGCTCATCGCCAGCGTCTGGGGCAAGGTCAGCGTGGAGGAGTGcggtgctgaggccctggccaG GCTGCTGATCGTCTACCCCTGGACCCAGAGGTTCTTTGACAACTTTGGGAACCTGTCCAGCCCCACGGCCATCATTGGCAACCCCAAGGTGCGTGCCCATGGCAAGAAGGTGCTCACGTCCTTTGGGGAGGCCATCAAGAACCTGGACAACCTCAAGGGCACCTACTCCAAGCTGTCTGAGCTGCACTGTGAGAAGCTGCACGTGGACCCCGAGAACTTCAGG ctcctgggtgaCATCCTGGTCATCGTCCTGGCCGCGCATTTTGGCAAGGACTTCACGCCTGCCTGCCAGGCCACGTGGCAGAAGCTGGTCGGGCTGGTGGCCCATGCCCTGGCCCACAAGTACCACTAA
- the LOC134041445 gene encoding hemoglobin subunit rho isoform X4 translates to MVHWSAEEKQLIASVWGKVSVEECGAEALARLLIVYPWTQRFFDNFGNLSSPTAIIGNPKVRAHGKKVLTSFGEAIKNLDNLKGTYSKLSELHCEKLHVDPENFRLLGDILVIVLAAHFGKDFTPACQATWQKLVGLVAHALAHKYH, encoded by the exons aTGGTGCACTGGTCAGCCGAGGAGAAGCAGCTCATCGCCAGCGTCTGGGGCAAGGTCAGCGTGGAGGAGTGcggtgctgaggccctggccaG GCTGCTGATCGTCTACCCCTGGACCCAGAGGTTCTTTGACAACTTTGGGAACCTGTCCAGCCCCACGGCCATCATTGGCAACCCCAAGGTGCGTGCCCATGGCAAGAAGGTGCTCACGTCCTTTGGGGAGGCCATCAAGAACCTGGACAACCTCAAGGGCACCTACTCCAAGCTGTCTGAGCTGCACTGTGAGAAGCTGCACGTGGACCCCGAGAACTTCAGG ctcctgggtgaCATCCTGGTCATCGTCCTGGCCGCGCATTTTGGCAAGGACTTCACGCCTGCCTGCCAGGCCACGTGGCAGAAGCTGGTCGGGCTGGTGGCCCATGCCCTGGCCCACAAGTACCACTAA
- the LOC134041445 gene encoding hemoglobin subunit rho isoform X3: MCQMPSRATMVHWSAEEKQLIASVWGKVSVEECGAEALARLLIVYPWTQRFFDNFGNLSSPTAIIGNPKVRAHGKKVLTSFGEAIKNLDNLKGTYSKLSELHCEKLHVDPENFRLLGDILVIVLAAHFGKDFTPACQATWQKLVGLVAHALAHKYH, translated from the exons cccagcagagccaccaTGGTGCACTGGTCAGCCGAGGAGAAGCAGCTCATCGCCAGCGTCTGGGGCAAGGTCAGCGTGGAGGAGTGcggtgctgaggccctggccaG GCTGCTGATCGTCTACCCCTGGACCCAGAGGTTCTTTGACAACTTTGGGAACCTGTCCAGCCCCACGGCCATCATTGGCAACCCCAAGGTGCGTGCCCATGGCAAGAAGGTGCTCACGTCCTTTGGGGAGGCCATCAAGAACCTGGACAACCTCAAGGGCACCTACTCCAAGCTGTCTGAGCTGCACTGTGAGAAGCTGCACGTGGACCCCGAGAACTTCAGG ctcctgggtgaCATCCTGGTCATCGTCCTGGCCGCGCATTTTGGCAAGGACTTCACGCCTGCCTGCCAGGCCACGTGGCAGAAGCTGGTCGGGCTGGTGGCCCATGCCCTGGCCCACAAGTACCACTAA
- the LOC134041445 gene encoding hemoglobin subunit rho isoform X2, with protein sequence MGAAASHGRSHEDKPVQPCRAENGSSIREEPSRATMVHWSAEEKQLIASVWGKVSVEECGAEALARLLIVYPWTQRFFDNFGNLSSPTAIIGNPKVRAHGKKVLTSFGEAIKNLDNLKGTYSKLSELHCEKLHVDPENFRLLGDILVIVLAAHFGKDFTPACQATWQKLVGLVAHALAHKYH encoded by the exons TTCAGCCTTGCAGAGCTGAAAATGGATCTTCTATCAGAGAGGAG cccagcagagccaccaTGGTGCACTGGTCAGCCGAGGAGAAGCAGCTCATCGCCAGCGTCTGGGGCAAGGTCAGCGTGGAGGAGTGcggtgctgaggccctggccaG GCTGCTGATCGTCTACCCCTGGACCCAGAGGTTCTTTGACAACTTTGGGAACCTGTCCAGCCCCACGGCCATCATTGGCAACCCCAAGGTGCGTGCCCATGGCAAGAAGGTGCTCACGTCCTTTGGGGAGGCCATCAAGAACCTGGACAACCTCAAGGGCACCTACTCCAAGCTGTCTGAGCTGCACTGTGAGAAGCTGCACGTGGACCCCGAGAACTTCAGG ctcctgggtgaCATCCTGGTCATCGTCCTGGCCGCGCATTTTGGCAAGGACTTCACGCCTGCCTGCCAGGCCACGTGGCAGAAGCTGGTCGGGCTGGTGGCCCATGCCCTGGCCCACAAGTACCACTAA